One region of Strongyloides ratti genome assembly S_ratti_ED321, chromosome : X genomic DNA includes:
- a CDS encoding Transposase, ISXO2-like domain-containing protein, which translates to MNIFSLPATEKEAVDFLMEHGILPKRRICPNGHQMKLYMGQRNQWNCNKRPCLKKIGLKHGTWFTDLKLDFVIAVRFIYCWSKELVSIKFCEEELGMSHDTTVKWCNYMREVCAASLERENSGKIGGEGRIVEVDESLFTRRKNHAGRVLPRIWILGGICRETGESFLKTVPDRGVQTLMKIIKDNVAEGSTIYTDSWKSYRTSELEAQGFTHFKVNHKYHFVDPESGAHTQTIERMWGSAKWRNKKQRGTSRNMLDSYLAEFMWRQRNKEENPFLQILRDIATFWPPEENT; encoded by the coding sequence atgaatatttttagtttgcCAGCAACTGAAAAAGAAGCTGTTGATTTTTTGATGGAGCATGGAATTCTTCCGAAAAGAAGAATCTGTCCAAACGGACATCAAATGAAGCTATATATGGGTCAAAGAAATCAATGGAATTGCAACAAAAGACCATGCCTTAAAAAAATAGGACTGAAGCATGGCACTTGGTTTACTGATTTGAAACTAGATTTCGTCATAGCAGTACGCTTCATATACTGCTGGAGCAAAGAACTAGTTTCGATCAAATTTTGTGAGGAGGAACTAGGGATGAGCCACGACACTACCGTAAAGTGGTGTAATTACATGAGGGAGGTGTGCGCGGCTTCTTTGGAAAGAGAGAATTCTGGGAAGATTGGAGGAGAAGGAAGGATAGTGGAGGTGGATGAATCCTTGTTTACAAGAAGGAAGAACCATGCAGGGAGAGTTCTACCACGGATATGGATTCTTGGAGGTATTTGCAGAGAAACGGGGGAATCTTTCTTAAAGACCGTTCCAGACCGTGGGGTGCAAACCCtcatgaaaataattaaggATAATGTGGCTGAGGGAAGCACAATTTACACAGATAGCTGGAAGTCTTACAGAACAAGTGAACTCGAAGCTCAGGGATTCACTCACTTCAAAGTGAATCACAAATACCACTTTGTGGATCCTGAGTCTGGAGCTCACACCCAGACTATTGAAAGGATGTGGGGGAGCGCCAAATGGAGGAACAAGAAGCAGAGAGGTACTTCTAGAAATATGCTAGACAGTTACCTCGCTGAATTCATGTGGAGGCAGAGAAATAAGGAAGAGAATCCATTCCTCCAAATCTTACGTGATATAGCGACCTTCTGGCCGCCGGAAGAAAACACGTAA
- a CDS encoding Astacin-like metalloendopeptidase has translation SCLKFIKVRRLRGPGIVYYRGDGCYSVLGKLPTGQPQPISLTPKCWVYGIVEHETLHALGLDHEMSRRDRGKYITLHLGNAFDGFGEIVGYQPSFLTYNLKYDYGSVMHYNRVSSSVNGRITISTKNVHYLKTIGQTHAASFNDIKLLNLHYCNDICKRKLNCSNHGYTDPKNCNVCRCPTFFTGKLCRQLVKSQAGCPNQELKAIAQPKTLAIRGKKSCIIRITAPLRSRIRLRINISQFTLFKVCEPFKGLEVKFLNDKSVAGARFCGLDRNKIILSEGNTVILHYRGMRPIDKVNIVYQTAN, from the coding sequence agttgtttaaaatttataaaagttcgTAGACTTAGAGGTCCAGGAATAGTATATTATAGAGGTGATGGTTGTTATTCAGTATTAGGTAAATTACCTACTGGTCAACCTCAACCAATTAGTTTAACACCTAAATGTTGGGTTTATGGAATTGTAGAACATGAAACTCTTCATGCATTAGGACTTGATCATGAAATGAGTCGAAGAGATAGaggaaaatatataacattacATTTGGGAAATGCATTTGATGGATTTGGAGAAATTGTTGGTTATCAGCCatcatttttaacatataatttaaaatatgactATGGATCAGTAATGCATTATAATCGTGTTTCATCTAGTGTTAATGGAAGAATTACCATATCTACTAAAAAtgttcattatttaaaaacaattggTCAAACACATGCTGCAagttttaatgatataaaacttttaaatttacattattGTAATGATATctgtaaaagaaaattaaattgttCTAATCATGGATATACAGATCCTAAAAATTGTAATGTTTGTAGATGTCCTACATTTTTTACAGGAAAACTATGTAGACAACTTGTTAAATCACAAGCAGGTTGCCCAAATCAAGAATTAAAAGCTATTGCACAACCAAAAACATTAGCAATTAGAGGAAAGAAAAGTTGTATTATTCGAATTACTGCACCATTAAGATCTAGAATAAGATTAAGAATTAATATTTCACAATTTACACTTTTCAAAGTTTGTGAACCATTTAAAGGACTtgaagttaaatttttaaatgacaaAAGTGTTGCTGGTGCAAGATTTTGTGGACttgatagaaataaaataattttatcagaAGGTAATACTgttattttacattatagAGGTATGAGACCAATAGATAAAGTTAATATTGTATATCAAACAGCTAATTAA